Proteins encoded in a region of the Planococcus citri chromosome 1, ihPlaCitr1.1, whole genome shotgun sequence genome:
- the Kdm5 gene encoding lysine-specific demethylase 5 produces the protein MKSTFKKQMFVEAKNRDPNTGQTSSSNLSNPHSFIDPAAYMSNGEFLFRVPTEAPVFEPTVEEFLDPLAYINKIRPIAEKTGICKVKPPPEWHPPFAVDVDHFKFTPRIQKLNELDANTRVKLYFLDRLATYWNYSGVQIRIPAIEDKTVDMYSLYKIVELEGGFDKVNTEKKWPKVALRMGYTSDKNVGSLLRSHYKRLLLPYEKFEKSKLQSAQEQEEAKKTSTSSGVAVKKESLGETIKVKHEPGVQDVGSKNCAGSRRCTRSNCDENGTEILVSDTFKNPTIQDKNKELQRLTFYGPGPKILGSNKKPHSLNKKRSDPNQPEDMLADSACMVCGNGESEECILLCDGCDDGYHTFCLVPPLTSVPKGEWRCPKCIAAVVSKATDTTFGFEQAEREYSLQQFGEMADQFKSNYFNMPVHLVPTEKVEQEYWKILSSMDSSVTVEYGADLHSMDHGSGFPTQMALKNSGDENHYYKSYVESSWNLNNIPVLEGSVLGYINADISGMKIPWMYVGMCFSTFCWHNEDHWSYSINYLHWGEPKTWYGVPGSQAEQFEKVMQETTPDLFRNQPDLLHQLVTILNPNILMDRGVPVYHIDQAAGEFVLTFPRAYHAGFNHGYNFAEAVNFAPVDWIPLGRDCVEHYSSLHRYCVFSHDELICKMASVPENLNSKLALATHQDMLKMLDVENKQRKALLEWGVVNAEREAFELLADDERQCAECNTTCFLSAVTCKCSPKKVTCLRHFKDHCGCPAIDHTLRYRYTLDELPVMLEKLKEKADSVASWAAKVHDALDVNTPRTITLTGLKELLNEAREKHFPDDLSLGLLSKAIKSVQDALAVDFKNILSRKQTLNKKVTMTEIRSYQEELQRIPCVLPQENTVRHFLKFLDELQKSTDDILRKENATVSEVESLLKKGNFPNVEIPCIDVLKNHKKVIYLIEEFKEKKKNSSLLTPDVINKLIACSNSIPTANVNERATSITKDLMSIKEKVDAWEKKAANYITINVTSKQLTNSAKYPLNKLEKLLDEANTVDAFLPSKEKLQSIVRKAGVWKERVNSLFGPKKAAPFLEVIESLVDEGENMGIELEEIVKLKDVLGKALQWKDEIYNLFLGDSKLFNLLEVLMPRRNLQRICKYKKNEKPNAVEPSPTFGAFDFSIKENSDQEKIVSSFKVAEKREFELMRALRVKNTYKKKQGDGTFCICNVPSTVYMKECILCKDLFHEQCLKQLANYWEDMKSNFRVFLCPFCQRSRRPNSKAVMSALIKLQKIQIRTLEGIAMQCLLDREAKWRESVNELLSTPELSVLTKNTSDPISKLAKHTGPVALSNENRNSLESLLFRGFLLELELPENEIIYMILHRLDSNGDTTNQNSNSNTFKPFSQLASFDKSKVELELTNETSSLKNELTSVALSTKDRKRKHITQENNENEINLSKHYAPAAVTKVKRKENTVRKRVRKQNMSPYKKASQREIIEKNIASIICISSPERSDKTDDEVEDEEESECVATRCLKPTGELVEWVQCDYCKNWLHMVCIGVTKIEIDNQTEFMCTLCKNVEKAKNEEQDDDEEDDDVVFVEYAPNSTTLCSS, from the coding sequence ATGAAGAGCACATTCAAGAAACAAATGTTCGTCGAGGCCAAGAACCGTGATCCCAATACAGGTCAAACTTCGTcgtcaaatttgtcaaatcCGCATTCATTCATAGATCCTGCCGCGTACATGTCGAATGGAGAATTCTTATTTAGAGTACCAACAGAAGCTCCCGTATTCGAGCCAACTGTAGAAGAGTTCCTCGATCCGTTGGCTTATATTAATAAAATTAGACCAATAGCCGAGAAAACGGGAATCTGCAAAGTAAAACCGCCACCGGAATGGCATCCTCCGTTCGCCGTCGATGTAGATCATTTCAAGTTTACTCCTCGTATTCAAAAGTTGAACGAATTAGACGCTAACACGAGAGTAAAACTATACTTTTTGGATCGTCTGGCGACTTATTGGAACTACAGCGGCGTTCAAATACGCATTCCCGCGATTGAAGATAAAACGGTCGATATGTATTCGCTTTACAAAATAGTCGAATTGGAAGGCGGTTTTGATAAAGTAAATACGGAGAAAAAATGGCCCAAGGTAGCTCTTCGAATGGGTTACACCAGCGATAAAAATGTTGGTTCGTTGCTGCGATCACACTATAAACGTCTTCTTCTACCGTACgaaaagttcgaaaaaagtAAATTGCAGAGCGCTCAAGAACAAGAAGAAGCTAAGAAAACGTCCACTTCGTCCGGTGTTGCCGTCAAAAAAGAATCATTAGGCGAAACAATTAAAGTGAAACATGAACCTGGTGTTCAAGATGTCGGCAGCAAAAATTGCGCCGGTAGTAGACGCTGTACACGCTCAAATTGTGACGAAAACGGCACTGAGATCTTGGTCAGCgatactttcaaaaatcccaccATCCAAGATAAAAATAAGGAATTGCAAAGGTTAACGTTCTACGGCCCTGGACCAAAAATATTAGGGTCCAACAAGAAACCGCATTCATTGAATAAAAAGAGATCTGACCCTAATCAACCGGAAGATATGTTAGCTGATTCGGCCTGTATGGTTTGCGGTAACGGTGAATCCGAGGAATGTATTCTGCTATGCGATGGGTGTGACGACGGTTACCATACATTTTGTCTTGTCCCGCCCTTAACTTCGGTACCGAAAGGTGAATGGCGATGCCCTAAGTGTATCGCAGCTGTGGTGAGTAAAGCCACCGATACTACGTTTGGTTTCGAGCAGGCTGAGCGAGAGTATTCTCTGCAGCAATTTGGTGAAATGGCTGATCAGTTTAAATCCAACTATTTCAACATGCCCGTACACCTAGTACCCACGGAGAAAGTCGAACAAGAATATTGGAAAATATTATCGTCGATGGATTCCAGCGTCACGGTTGAATATGGCGCAGATTTACACAGTATGGACCACGGCTCCGGTTTCCCTACTCAAATGGCGCTAAAAAATTCCGGCGACGAAAATCACTACTATAAATCGTACGTGGAATCCAGCTGGAACTTGAACAATATTCCGGTGCTCGAAGGCTCGGTGTTAGGCTACATTAACGCCGACATTTCCGGTATGAAAATACCGTGGATGTACGTTGGTATGTGTTTTTCCACGTTTTGTTGGCATAACGAAGATCACTGGAGTTATTCGATCAATTATCTTCATTGGGGTGAACCGAAAACCTGGTACGGTGTACCCGGTTCGCAAGCCGAACAATTCGAAAAAGTCATGCAAGAAACGACGCCAGATTTATTCCGCAATCAGCCCGATTTGTTGCATCAGCTCGTTACTATACTGAACCCGAATATATTGATGGATCGAGGCGTACCGGTCTACCATATCGATCAAGCCGCCGGTGAATTCGTTCTCACGTTTCCTAGAGCCTATCATGCCGGGTTCAATCACGGTTACAATTTCGCCGAAGCGGTAAATTTTGCTCCAGTCGATTGGATACCGCTGGGCCGAGACTGCGTTGAGCACTATTCTAGCCTGCACAGGTATTGCGTATTTTCTCACGACGAGCTTATTTGTAAAATGGCTTCGGTACCggaaaatttgaattccaaACTAGCCCTGGCTACTCATCAGGATATGTTGAAGATGCTCGacgttgaaaataaacaaagaaAAGCGCTTCTAGAATGGGGTGTCGTTAACGCCGAACGCGAAGCTTTTGAATTGCTGGCTGACGACGAACGTCAGTGCGCCGAATGCAACACTACCTGTTTCTTATCGGCGGTCACCTGTAAATGTAGTCCGAAAAAAGTAACCTGCTTGCGCCATTTCAAAGATCACTGCGGATGTCCTGCCATCGATCACACGCTACGGTACCGGTATACCTTGGACGAATTACCTgtcatgttggaaaaattgaaagagaagGCGGATTCGGTTGCATCGTGGGCTGCCAAAGTTCACGACGCGTTAGACGTGAATACACCCAGAACCATTACGTTGACTGGTCTCAAAGAATTACTAAACGAAGCTCGCGAAAAACATTTCCCCGACGATTTATCGCTGGGTTTACTATCGAAAGCGATCAAATCCGTACAAGACGCTTTGGCcgtcgatttcaaaaatatcctgtCGCGAAAACAAACGTTAAACAAAAAAGTCACCATGACTGAAATTCGAAGTTATCAAGAAGAATTGCAACGTATACCGTGCGTCCTACCTCAAGAAAATACCGTCagacatttcttgaaatttttagatgaattaCAAAAGAGTACCGACGATATACTGCGTAAAGAGAACGCTACAGTTAGCGAAGTTGAAAGCCTTCTCAAAAAAGGTAATTTTCCCAACGTCGAAATACCTTGCATAGATgtgttgaaaaatcacaaaaaagtcatCTATTTGATCGAAGAAttcaaagagaagaaaaaaaattcgtctttATTGACTCCCGACGttataaataaattgattgcTTGCAGCAATAGTATACCGACTGCGAACGTTAACGAACGCGCTACCTCCATTACCAAAGACTTGATGTCAATCAAGGAAAAAGTAGATGCTTGGGAGAAAAAAGCAGCTAATTATATAACTATCAACGTTACCTCTAAACAATTGACCAACAGTGCGAAGTATCCGCTaaataaattggaaaagttACTCGACGAAGCCAACACGGTAGATGCGTTTTTACCCAgcaaagaaaaattacaatcaatCGTTAGAAAAGCCGGCGTGTGGAAAGAACGCGTTAACAGTCTCTTTGGACCGAAAAAAGCTGCCCCGTTTTTAGAAGTTATTGAAAGTCTCGTCGATGAAGGTGAAAATATGGGCATCGAATTAGAAGAAATAGTCAAATTGAAAGACGTCCTGGGCAAAGCGTTGCAgtggaaagatgaaatttacaatttatttttgggCGATAGCAAATTATTCAACTTGTTGGAAGTCTTGATGCCTCGTAGAAATTTACAACGAATTTGCAAGTacaagaaaaacgaaaaaccaaATGCCGTCGAACCGTCTCCAACGTTCGGCGCTTTCGATTTCAGTATCAAAGAAAATAGCgatcaagaaaaaattgtatcgTCATTTAAAGTCGCCGAAAAAAGAGAATTCGAATTGATGCGCGCTCTACGAGTGAAAAACACGTACAAGAAGAAACAAGGCGACGGAACTTTTTGCATTTGCAATGTCCCTTCCACGGTGTACATGAAAGAGTGTATTTTATGTAAAGATCTTTTTCACGAGCAGTGCTTGAAACAGCTGGCAAATTACTGGGAAGATATGAAATCtaattttcgtgtatttttatgCCCGTTCTGTCAAAGATCCAGAAGACCTAATTCCAAAGCTGTGATGAGCGCGTTAATTAAactgcaaaaaatacaaattcgtaCGTTAGAAGGTATCGCTATGCAATGTCTTCTCGATCGCGAAGCGAAATGGAGGGAATCGGTCAACGAACTGCTGAGTACGCCCGAATTGAGCGTATTAACCAAGAATACATCGGATCCTATATCCAAACTCGCCAAACACACCGGTCCAGTCGCATTGAGCAACGAGAATAGAAACAGTTTAGAATCTTTATTATTCCGAGGATTTCTACTGGAATTAGAACTGcccgaaaatgaaataatttacatGATATTGCATAGATTAGATTCGAATGGTGATACAACCAATCAAAACTCCAATTCTAACACGTTCAAACCATTCAGTCAACTCGCCAGCTTCGATAAATCCAAAGTTGAACTCGAATTAACGAACGAAACGTCATCTTTGAAGAATGAACTAACCTCGGTCGCTCTATCTACCAAAGACCGTAAACGTAAGCATATAACGCAGGAAAATAACGAAAACGAGATCAACTTGAGCAAACATTACGCTCCAGCTGCGGTGACCAAAgttaaaagaaaagaaaacacagTTCGTAAACGAGTCCGTAAACAGAACATGTCTCCGTATAAAAAAGCCTCGCAACGAGaaataatcgagaaaaatattgcGTCCATCATCTGCATCTCGTCGCCGGAGAGAAGCGATAAAACCGACGATGAagttgaagatgaagaagaaagcGAATGCGTGGCAACCAGGTGTCTGAAGCCGACCGGAGAACTGGTCGAATGGGTGCAATGcgattattgtaaaaattggcTTCACATGGTTTGCATAGGTGTTACGAAGATCGAAATCGATAACCAAACCGAATTCATGTGCACGTTATGTAAAAATGTGGAGAAGGCTAAAAATGAAGAACAAGACGATGACGAGGAAGATGACGATGTCGTGTTTGTGGAATACGCTCCGAACAGTACGACTTTATGTTCCTCGTAG
- the LOC135831793 gene encoding hydroxylysine kinase isoform X1, which yields MEGNATLFENVSNDVIANEVKNMLQENYDIVVKTMKRLDGYDDLNFQIIPLIEKTSNVNNHTQVCVHGYVLKIFSWENSTNIEFISEYINLLLHLREHDIKSPYPIQNNKAEYKTYWRKKDVTSANEGLDPSALQSLERIHVVLLLEYIPGKLLNDVSFGKKFCFSLGQIIGRLHHAMKPFSNSKVLQRPHFVWSLKYVTDTLKYTKFVEEEVKRSMVTKAIVDFQNEVLPHMNELEQGIIHGDLNKANLVIFERSAGSEPELYGIIDFSDISHSCYLFDLAITILYLSMDQPDNIESFTASVLSGYSRKMSDLELNLMKTCICARIAQSLILGLYAYHSCPSNTYVLTTQKQGWPLLEKLQNQTNESFIANITEKITF from the exons atggaaGGAAATGCAacgctttttgaaaatgtctccaACGATGTTATCGCGAATGAGGTTAAAAATATGCTCCAAGAAAATTACGATATAGTTGTGAAAACAATGAAACGATTGGATGGCTACGATGatcttaattttcaaataataccaCTT ATAGAGAAAACGAGCAACGTCAATAATCACACTCAAGTGTGTGTTCATGGTTACGTATTGAAGATATTTAGCTGGGAAAATTCAACCAATATTGAATTCATAAGTGAATACATCAATTTGTTGCTTCATTTAA GGGAGCATGACATCAAAAGCCCTTATCCAATACAGAATAATAAGGCTGAATATAAAACTTATTGGAGGAAAAAAGATGTAACCAGTGCTAAtgaag GTCTCGATCCAAGCGCCTTACAGTCACTAGAACGAATTCACGTTGTGCTGCTTCTTGAGTACATTCcaggaaaattattgaatgatGTATCTTTTGGaaagaaattctgtttttcattGGGACAAATCATTGGTAGACTTCATCATGCtatgaaa CCGTTTTCCAATTCTAAAGTACTACAAAGACCACACTTCGTGTGGAGTTTGAAGTATGTCACTGATACGCTGAAATACACGAAATTTGTGGAAGAAGAAGTGAAACGTTCGATGGTTACTAAAGCAATAgtagattttcaaaacgaaGTACTGCCGCATATGAATGAACTAGAACAAG GAATAATTCACGGTGATTTGAACAAAGCAAATTTAGTAATATTTGAGAGGAGTGCTGGAAGTGAGCCAGAATTATACGGAATCATCGACTTCAGCGACATATCACATTCATGCTACCTATTTGATTTGGCAATAACCATATTATATTTATCAATGGACCAGCCAGATAATATAGAGAGTTTCACTGCCTCCGTTCTCTCAGGATATTCTAGAAAAATGAGCGACTTGGAATTGAATTTAATGAAA ACTTGCATATGTGCTCGTATCGCTCAGAGTTTAATTTTAGGACTATATGCGTATCATTCATGTCCTTCGAATACATACGTGCTCACGACTCAGAAACAAGGATGGCCCTTATTGGagaaattacaaaatcaaacaaatgaaAGCTTCATCGCAAATATaacggaaaaaattacattttga
- the LOC135831793 gene encoding hydroxylysine kinase isoform X2, giving the protein MEGNATLFENVSNDVIANEVKNMLQENYDIVVKTMKRLDGYDDLNFQIIPLIEKTSNVNNHTQVCVHGYVLKIFSWENSTNIEFISEYINLLLHLSLDPSALQSLERIHVVLLLEYIPGKLLNDVSFGKKFCFSLGQIIGRLHHAMKPFSNSKVLQRPHFVWSLKYVTDTLKYTKFVEEEVKRSMVTKAIVDFQNEVLPHMNELEQGIIHGDLNKANLVIFERSAGSEPELYGIIDFSDISHSCYLFDLAITILYLSMDQPDNIESFTASVLSGYSRKMSDLELNLMKTCICARIAQSLILGLYAYHSCPSNTYVLTTQKQGWPLLEKLQNQTNESFIANITEKITF; this is encoded by the exons atggaaGGAAATGCAacgctttttgaaaatgtctccaACGATGTTATCGCGAATGAGGTTAAAAATATGCTCCAAGAAAATTACGATATAGTTGTGAAAACAATGAAACGATTGGATGGCTACGATGatcttaattttcaaataataccaCTT ATAGAGAAAACGAGCAACGTCAATAATCACACTCAAGTGTGTGTTCATGGTTACGTATTGAAGATATTTAGCTGGGAAAATTCAACCAATATTGAATTCATAAGTGAATACATCAATTTGTTGCTTCATTTAA GTCTCGATCCAAGCGCCTTACAGTCACTAGAACGAATTCACGTTGTGCTGCTTCTTGAGTACATTCcaggaaaattattgaatgatGTATCTTTTGGaaagaaattctgtttttcattGGGACAAATCATTGGTAGACTTCATCATGCtatgaaa CCGTTTTCCAATTCTAAAGTACTACAAAGACCACACTTCGTGTGGAGTTTGAAGTATGTCACTGATACGCTGAAATACACGAAATTTGTGGAAGAAGAAGTGAAACGTTCGATGGTTACTAAAGCAATAgtagattttcaaaacgaaGTACTGCCGCATATGAATGAACTAGAACAAG GAATAATTCACGGTGATTTGAACAAAGCAAATTTAGTAATATTTGAGAGGAGTGCTGGAAGTGAGCCAGAATTATACGGAATCATCGACTTCAGCGACATATCACATTCATGCTACCTATTTGATTTGGCAATAACCATATTATATTTATCAATGGACCAGCCAGATAATATAGAGAGTTTCACTGCCTCCGTTCTCTCAGGATATTCTAGAAAAATGAGCGACTTGGAATTGAATTTAATGAAA ACTTGCATATGTGCTCGTATCGCTCAGAGTTTAATTTTAGGACTATATGCGTATCATTCATGTCCTTCGAATACATACGTGCTCACGACTCAGAAACAAGGATGGCCCTTATTGGagaaattacaaaatcaaacaaatgaaAGCTTCATCGCAAATATaacggaaaaaattacattttga
- the LOC135831793 gene encoding hydroxylysine kinase isoform X3, with protein MEGNATLFENVSNDVIANEVKNMLQENYDIVVKTMKRLDGYDDLNFQIIPLVSLDPSALQSLERIHVVLLLEYIPGKLLNDVSFGKKFCFSLGQIIGRLHHAMKPFSNSKVLQRPHFVWSLKYVTDTLKYTKFVEEEVKRSMVTKAIVDFQNEVLPHMNELEQGIIHGDLNKANLVIFERSAGSEPELYGIIDFSDISHSCYLFDLAITILYLSMDQPDNIESFTASVLSGYSRKMSDLELNLMKTCICARIAQSLILGLYAYHSCPSNTYVLTTQKQGWPLLEKLQNQTNESFIANITEKITF; from the exons atggaaGGAAATGCAacgctttttgaaaatgtctccaACGATGTTATCGCGAATGAGGTTAAAAATATGCTCCAAGAAAATTACGATATAGTTGTGAAAACAATGAAACGATTGGATGGCTACGATGatcttaattttcaaataataccaCTTGTGA GTCTCGATCCAAGCGCCTTACAGTCACTAGAACGAATTCACGTTGTGCTGCTTCTTGAGTACATTCcaggaaaattattgaatgatGTATCTTTTGGaaagaaattctgtttttcattGGGACAAATCATTGGTAGACTTCATCATGCtatgaaa CCGTTTTCCAATTCTAAAGTACTACAAAGACCACACTTCGTGTGGAGTTTGAAGTATGTCACTGATACGCTGAAATACACGAAATTTGTGGAAGAAGAAGTGAAACGTTCGATGGTTACTAAAGCAATAgtagattttcaaaacgaaGTACTGCCGCATATGAATGAACTAGAACAAG GAATAATTCACGGTGATTTGAACAAAGCAAATTTAGTAATATTTGAGAGGAGTGCTGGAAGTGAGCCAGAATTATACGGAATCATCGACTTCAGCGACATATCACATTCATGCTACCTATTTGATTTGGCAATAACCATATTATATTTATCAATGGACCAGCCAGATAATATAGAGAGTTTCACTGCCTCCGTTCTCTCAGGATATTCTAGAAAAATGAGCGACTTGGAATTGAATTTAATGAAA ACTTGCATATGTGCTCGTATCGCTCAGAGTTTAATTTTAGGACTATATGCGTATCATTCATGTCCTTCGAATACATACGTGCTCACGACTCAGAAACAAGGATGGCCCTTATTGGagaaattacaaaatcaaacaaatgaaAGCTTCATCGCAAATATaacggaaaaaattacattttga